ACCGGATATGGACAAGGCCTATAACCAGATACTGGGGCAAAGCTCGCTGATCATCGTGGCTTCGCTGATCGCCTTCCTGATCGGGCAGCTGGTGGATGTATTCACTTTTCATCGCATTAAAAAAGTGACCGGCGAGAAGAAGATATGGCTGCGCGCCACGGGCTCCACGCTGGTATCGCAGCTGGTGGACAGCTTTGTGGTGCTCTTCATAGCGTTCAATCTCGGTCCCCGTATTTACAATCCTGACGGCAACCCCATCTGGTCCATGAACCTGGTGCTGAGCGTCTGCATCGTCAACTATATTTATAAATTTATTGTAGCCATTGTGCTGACGCCGGTGATCTACTGGATACACGGGGTCATAGAGCGTTACCTTGGGCACGACATGGCGGCGGACATGAAACGCGCCGCGATGAACAGATAATAACAGGTATAGGAAACCGGGCATGAGGTCCCATCTGACCCGTAAAAATCAAATATTAACAGATGAAAGTCTTTACCGTCCGTGTGTACGGCATCATGATCAATGAACAAAAACAAGTACTGGTGAGCGACGAGTACATCCGCGGCGGATATTACACCAAATTCCCCGGCGGCGGGCTGGAATTCGGCGAAGGCACGCTGGAATGCATTATCCGCGAGTGGAAAGAGGAGCTGGACCAGGATGTGGAGGTGGTGGAACATATTTATACTACCGACTTCTTCCAGATATCGGCGTTCGACAACAGCTCGCAGATCATTTCCATCTATTATCTCGTAAAGCCCGTATCACCGTTTACCAAACCTGTTCTGGCCAATCCGTTCGACTTCGAGATACCCGAAGGCGTAACGCAGGTGGAAGGTGTCCGGTGGATCGACTGGGACAGTTTTTCCGCGGAAACCGTAACGCTCCCGATCGATAAGGTATTGGCCGCATTGGTGAAGGAACGGTATTAGAACCACTTTTTCTTCATAAAATACCAGCTCATGATCACCGCGGTAACAATGGCGATGGTCACCGGTATGTAGAAGGCGTACTGGGAGTGGGCGTAGGGGATCTCCACGTTCATGCCGTAAATGCTGGCTACCAGTACGGGGAGGGTCAGCACGATGGTGATGGAGGTG
This genomic stretch from Chitinophaga sp. XS-30 harbors:
- a CDS encoding queuosine precursor transporter, which translates into the protein MITNILKDKPTRLFLILSGFFVANALIAEIIGVKLFSLEATLGLPAINLKLMGEVYNFNMTAGVLLWPVVFIMTDIINEYYGTKGVRFLSFMTAGLILFAFIIFFLAIRLTPTEFFISSKVNSGVPDMDKAYNQILGQSSLIIVASLIAFLIGQLVDVFTFHRIKKVTGEKKIWLRATGSTLVSQLVDSFVVLFIAFNLGPRIYNPDGNPIWSMNLVLSVCIVNYIYKFIVAIVLTPVIYWIHGVIERYLGHDMAADMKRAAMNR
- a CDS encoding NUDIX domain-containing protein — encoded protein: MKVFTVRVYGIMINEQKQVLVSDEYIRGGYYTKFPGGGLEFGEGTLECIIREWKEELDQDVEVVEHIYTTDFFQISAFDNSSQIISIYYLVKPVSPFTKPVLANPFDFEIPEGVTQVEGVRWIDWDSFSAETVTLPIDKVLAALVKERY